The region TCAATGCTTTTTATGACGCCTTTGTGCGCATGTCGCCGGAAACCGAACGCCACTTTTTGCTCGGTAACGCCGAGCAAGGCCGCCAGCTTATATTTAAGAGCTTTTTTGCCATGCTGGCGGTGGATGGCTCCCTCTTCGTGCCCGATTTTCTGGAAAAACTTGCCCGCGACCAGAGCGACAGCGGCTTGCACTTGCCGCCCCGCTTTTTCGCCCTCTGGCGGCAAGCCATGCTTGATACCGTGCGCCAGCGCGATCCCCTGTGCGATGAAGAGATCCTTACCGCCTGGGCTATGGCGATAGCGCCTGGACTGGAATATCTTCGCCGTCAGGCGGAGCTGCACTACCAGGCGGGAGCGCAATCATGACCGCCGCCTCGCGCTTCGACCTCAACGCGCTACCGATTGCGGTGATGTGGTATGACGCGCAAGAACGACTGGTGGCGTGGAATGACAAAATCGGCCAGTTTTACCCGTCGCTGGCCACCCGCCTGCAACCCGGTGTCACGCTGGAAGCGTTAGCCAGCCAGTTTATCGATACCGCCTTCAATACCGATCCTGCCCGGCGACAGGCGCTAAAAGAGTCGGTAATCCGCAACTGTCGGCTGGAAAGCCACTACGAGGTACGTCATCAAGGAGAACGACGCCTGTTTGTTCAACATCAGCGTTTACCCGATGGCGGCATCATCAGCCTGCATACGGACATTTCACACCTCGATATGGCGCAGCGCGCACGCCAGGATCTGCACGCTGACTTTTTGCTGGCCGCGGAGTCGATTCATATCGGGATCTGGGACTGGCAAGTCTCGCCGGATATCCTCCAGCTCAGCGATACGCTGTTAAGCCTGGTGGGGCAACCGCGCGACAGTTGGCACCATAATGTCAACGCCATGCTTGGGCTGGTGCATCCGGCGGATCGCTTTCACCTGATCCGCACCGTGCTGCGCTCCCGCGCGCACCATTTTCCGGTGTTTGAATGCGAAATCCGTGTCCGTTATAAGCAGGATCAGTGGCGCTGGATGCTGCTCTCCGGCCAGGTTACCACCCTGAATTTGAGCGGCGCAATGGAGCGCGTGATTGGCACAT is a window of Enterobacter sp. R4-368 DNA encoding:
- a CDS encoding globin; this translates as MKFYRDLFEASLGRVFPQDDKKPFFNAFYDAFVRMSPETERHFLLGNAEQGRQLIFKSFFAMLAVDGSLFVPDFLEKLARDQSDSGLHLPPRFFALWRQAMLDTVRQRDPLCDEEILTAWAMAIAPGLEYLRRQAELHYQAGAQS